Proteins from one Nomia melanderi isolate GNS246 chromosome 3, iyNomMela1, whole genome shotgun sequence genomic window:
- the ry gene encoding xanthine dehydrogenase rosy isoform X3, producing MITSILNTVKDSKTTHNLVFYVNGREVLDDNVQPEWTLLWYLRNKLYLTGTKLGCAEGGCGACTVMISKVDFKTKNISHLAVNACLTPVCAVHGMAVTTVEGIGSVKTKLHSVQERIAKAHGSQCGFCTPGIVMSMYALLRSTPKPTMKDLEIAFQGNLCRCTGYRPIIEAFKTFTEEWEQMQLLSNHQEKSLPNGVCPMGENCCKKIPIAEPAEVFNSKEFRPYDPSQEIIFPPRLLTDPYLLTEYLVISGKNVTWFRPRNITELLFLKNNYPNAKIVVGNTEIGVEVKFKHLSYPWLIHPILVEDMCTVQDNGELLHLGASNTLVDMEKVLKQRIDERPEHETRIFSEIVSMLHWFAGKQIRNVAAVGGNIMTGSPISDLNPIFMAAGVQLCLSSYGNGNRVVPMDHTFFKGYRQNIVLPDEVLIAIRIPFTKENQYFVAYKQARRRDDDIAIVNMALNVFFEPGTNIVQKASLAFGGMAPTTVLARKTCETMIGRHWDESLLNDVHSSLLDELPLPDNVPGGMVKYRKSLTLSLVFKGFLRIHEKLQSTLDIRPSWPATFASGAEGFQDKEPRSSQYYQMVSKDQEANDLIGRPVVHASALKQATGEAIYCDDIKKLPEELYLSLVLSTRAHAKILKIDASKAMFEEGVVAFYSARCIPEKQRYFGPVFHDEEVFVSETVTSQGQPIGAIVAVSQSIAQKAARMVTVEYEDIEPAIFTIEDAIKYGSFFTEIPKRIKKGDPEKAFSESDRIIEGEIRMGGQEHFYLETQAVLAVPKEDELEIFCSTQHPTEIQKLVAHCLNVHANRVVVRVKRLGGGFGGKESRTAVVALPVAFAAHRLGRPVRCMLDRDEDMMITGTRHPFLFKYKVGYNMNGSIKVLQVYIYNNAGYSKDLSLAVVERAMFHCENAYNIPVCDVYGIVCKTNLPSNTAFRGFGGPQGMFVIETIIRHIAEDLSLDPVKIAELNLYKEGDTTHYNQKLINCTMKRCWEECLLSSKYTERLEKVRQYNERNRYKKRGLAVVPTKFGISFTVLFLNQSGALVHVYTDGSVLISHGGVEMGQGLHTKMIQVASRVLKINPEKIHIMETATDKVPNTSPTAASAGSDLNGMAVLNACEEITKRLKPIIDKNPNGTWEQWVTAAYLERISLSSTGFYKTPDIGYSFETNSGNPFNYFTYGAACSEVEIDCLTGDHQVLVLILQLT from the exons ATGATTACTTCAATTCTCAACACTGTAAAGGACTCAAAAACAACTCACAATTTAGTTTTTTATGTCAATGGGAGGGAG GTACTAGATGACAATGTCCAACCAGAATGGACATTATTATGGTACTTGAGAAATAAAT TATACCTAACTGGAACAAAATTGGGTTGCGCGGAAGGTGGTTGCGGTGCTTGTACAGTAATGATCTCGAAGGTGGATTtcaaaacgaaaaatatttc ACATTTGGCAGTGAACGCGTGTTTAACACCCGTCTGTGCTGTGCACGGTATGGCGGTGACCACAGTTGAGGGTATTGGTAGCGTTAAAACGAAACTGCATTCGGTACAGGAACGTATCGCGAAAGCTCATGGCTCTCAATGCGGTTTTTGCACGCCGGGAATCGTTATGTCTATGTATGCTTTGTTACGAAGCACACCGAAACCTACAATGAAGGATCTTGAAATTGCATTCCAAG GAAATCTATGCAGATGCACCGGGTATCGTCCTATCATAGAAGCGTTCAAAACATTCACCGAAGAATGGGAACAGATGCAATTACTGTCAAATCATCAAGAAAAATCATTACCGAACGGAGTCTGTCCAATGGGCGAGAATTGTTGCAAAAAAATCCCAATCGCGGAGCCGGCCGAAGTTttcaattcaaaagaattcCGACCATACGATCCGTCTCAAGAAATTATATTTCCGCCCAGACTGCTC ACCGATCCTTACTTACTCACCGAATACTTAGTTATTTCTGGGAAAAATGTTACTTGGTTCAGACCGCGAAATATTACCGAGTTACTTTTTTTGAAGAACAATTATCCTAATGCAAAGATTGTCGTAGGAAATACCGAGATAG GTGTTGAGgtgaaatttaaacatttgtcCTATCCGTGGCTTATACATCCGATTTTGGTCGAGGATATGTGTACCGTTCAAGACAACGGAGAACTGTTGCATCTGGGTGCCAGCAATACGCTCGTTGATATGGAAAAGGTATTAAAACAACGAATTGACGAAAGACCTG AACACGAGACACGAATTTTTAGCGAAATAGTTAGCATGCTCCATTGGTTTGCTGGCAAGCAAATCAGAAACGTAGCT GCTGTTGGGGGAAACATAATGACAGGAAGCCCTATATCAGATTTAAATCCAATTTTCATGGCAGCAGGCGTGCAATTATGTCTTTCCAGCTACGGGAACGGAAATAGAGTTGTCCCAATGGATCATACTTTTTTTAAAGGCTACCGGCAGAATATAGTCTTACCAGACGAAGTTTTGATTGCGATTCGTATACCCTTCACCAAAGAA AATCAGTATTTTGTGGCTTACAAGCAAGCTAGAAGACGAGACGATGATATCGCTATTGTGAATATGGCGCTAAATGTATTTTTCGAACCGGGAACTAACATTGTACAGAAAGCGAGTTTGGCGTTTGGCGGAATGGCTCCGACAACAGTCTTGGCGAGGAAAACTTGCGAAACTATGATTGGAAg ACATTGGGATGAAAGTCTTCTCAACGATGTTCATTCTTCGCTGTTAGATGAATTGCCGCTTCCGGATAACGTTCCAGGTGGTATGGTCAAGTATCGCAAATCTTTAACTCTGAG TTTGGTCTTTAAAGGATTTTTACGTATACACGAAAAGCTTCAGTCAACATTGGACATTCGTCCATCGTGGCCGGCGACGTTCGCAAGCGGCGCGGAAGGTTTTCAAGATAAGGAACCGAGAAGCTCGCAATATTATCAAATG GTTTCAAAGGATCAAgaagcaaatgatttaattggaAGGCCCGTTGTACACGCGAGCGCTTTGAAGCAAGCGACTGGAGAAGCGATTTATTGCGACGACATAAAGAAATTGCCAGAAGAACTCTATTTGTCACTGGTTTTGTCGACTAGAGCTCAcgcgaaaattttgaaaatcgacGCGAGTAAGGCGATGTTTGAGGAAGGTGTTGTAGCCTTTTATAGCGCGCGATGCATACCTGAGAAGCAACGTTACTTCGGGCCTGTGTTCCACGATGAAGAAGTCTTCGTGTCGGAAACG GTCACTAGTCAAGGTCAACCGATCGGAGCAATAGTCGCAGTCAGTCAGTCTATCGCACAAAAAGCGGCTAGAATGGTTACAGTTGAATACGAAGATATTGAGCCAGCAATCTTCACAATAGAG GATGCTATTAAGTATGGTTCTTTCTTCACTGAAATTCCAAAACGTATAAAGAAGGGAGATCCAGAAAAAGCCTTCTCGGAATCAGACCGCATTATAGAAGGTGAAATTCGAATGGGAGGGCAAGAGCATTTTTACCTTGAAACGCAAGCTGTTTTGGCAGTTCCGAAGGAGGACGAGTTGGAGATATTCTGTTCCACGCAACATCCCACGGAAATACAGAAACTCGTTGCACATTGTTTGAATGTTCACGCTAATAGAGTTGTGGTAAGAGTGAAAAGATTAGGCGGCGGATTTGGTGGAAAGGAATCTCGCACTGCAGTTGTCGCTCTACCCGTTGCATTTGCTGCTCATAG ATTAGGGAGACCAGTACGTTGTATGTTAGACAGAGATGAAGATATGATGATAACTGGTACAAGGCATCCatttttatttaagtataaAGTTGGATACAATATGAACGGCTCTATTAAAGTTCTGcaagtgtatatttataataatgctGGTTATTCGAAAGATCTTTCTCTTGCG GTTGTAGAACGTGCCATGTTCCACTGTGAAAATGCTTATAACATACCGGTATGTGATGTTTATGGTATTGTGTGTAAAACTAATTTACCATCTAATACTGCGTTCCGTGGTTTCGGAGGTCCGCAAGGAATGTTTGTCATTGAGACTATTATTAGACATATCGCAGAAGATTTATCCCTAGATCCTGTTAAG ATTGCggaattaaatttgtataaagaagGAGACACGACCCATTACAATCAAAAACTTATTAACTGCACAATGAAACGTTGTTGGGAAGAATGCCTTTTATCCTCTAAATACACTGAAAGGCTTGAAAAAGTTCGACAATATAATGA acGTAATAGGTATAAGAAAAGGGGATTGGCGGTAGTTCCAACCAAGTTTGGTATTTCCTTCACAGTACTTTTTCTAAATCAATCAGGGGCGCTTGTACACGTTTATACAGATGGTTCCGTTTTGATTAGTCACGGCGGTGTCGAAATGGGACAAGGTTTACATACAAAAATGATAcaa GTAGCAAGTAGAGTATTGAAGATAAATCCAGAGAAAATACATATAATGGAGACAGCTACAGACAAAGTGCCAAACACATCTCCTACTGCAGCTAGTGCTGGTTCAGACTTGAATGGCATGGCTGTTTTA AATGCATGTGAAGAAATTACAAAACGATTAAAGCCAATAATAGATAAAAACCCAAATGGCACATGGGAGCAGTGGGTAACTGCAGCTTACTTAGAAAGAATCAGTCTTTCTTCCACTGGTTTCTATAAAACACCTGACATTGGATACTCATTTGAGACTAATTCCGGAAatccgtttaattattttacatatggTGCCGCATGTTCAGAAGTAGAAATTGATTGTCTGACTGGTGATCATCAA GTGCTAGTATTAATCCTGCAATTGACATAG
- the ry gene encoding xanthine dehydrogenase rosy isoform X4 gives MQLLSNHQEKSLPNGVCPMGENCCKKIPIAEPAEVFNSKEFRPYDPSQEIIFPPRLLTDPYLLTEYLVISGKNVTWFRPRNITELLFLKNNYPNAKIVVGNTEIGVEVKFKHLSYPWLIHPILVEDMCTVQDNGELLHLGASNTLVDMEKVLKQRIDERPEHETRIFSEIVSMLHWFAGKQIRNVAAVGGNIMTGSPISDLNPIFMAAGVQLCLSSYGNGNRVVPMDHTFFKGYRQNIVLPDEVLIAIRIPFTKENQYFVAYKQARRRDDDIAIVNMALNVFFEPGTNIVQKASLAFGGMAPTTVLARKTCETMIGRHWDESLLNDVHSSLLDELPLPDNVPGGMVKYRKSLTLSLVFKGFLRIHEKLQSTLDIRPSWPATFASGAEGFQDKEPRSSQYYQMVSKDQEANDLIGRPVVHASALKQATGEAIYCDDIKKLPEELYLSLVLSTRAHAKILKIDASKAMFEEGVVAFYSARCIPEKQRYFGPVFHDEEVFVSETVTSQGQPIGAIVAVSQSIAQKAARMVTVEYEDIEPAIFTIEDAIKYGSFFTEIPKRIKKGDPEKAFSESDRIIEGEIRMGGQEHFYLETQAVLAVPKEDELEIFCSTQHPTEIQKLVAHCLNVHANRVVVRVKRLGGGFGGKESRTAVVALPVAFAAHRLGRPVRCMLDRDEDMMITGTRHPFLFKYKVGYNMNGSIKVLQVYIYNNAGYSKDLSLAVVERAMFHCENAYNIPVCDVYGIVCKTNLPSNTAFRGFGGPQGMFVIETIIRHIAEDLSLDPVKIAELNLYKEGDTTHYNQKLINCTMKRCWEECLLSSKYTERLEKVRQYNERNRYKKRGLAVVPTKFGISFTVLFLNQSGALVHVYTDGSVLISHGGVEMGQGLHTKMIQVASRVLKINPEKIHIMETATDKVPNTSPTAASAGSDLNGMAVLNACEEITKRLKPIIDKNPNGTWEQWVTAAYLERISLSSTGFYKTPDIGYSFETNSGNPFNYFTYGAACSEVEIDCLTGDHQVLQTDIVMDLGASINPAIDIGQIEGGFVQGYGLFTLEEMVYLRNGALFSRGPGAYKLPGFTDIPEVFNVSLLKGAANPRAVYSSKAVGEPPLFLASSVFFAIREAIKSARAEFQDAGYFRFDSPATAARIRLACIDEITDQISDPDLKTQWNIVP, from the exons ATGCAATTACTGTCAAATCATCAAGAAAAATCATTACCGAACGGAGTCTGTCCAATGGGCGAGAATTGTTGCAAAAAAATCCCAATCGCGGAGCCGGCCGAAGTTttcaattcaaaagaattcCGACCATACGATCCGTCTCAAGAAATTATATTTCCGCCCAGACTGCTC ACCGATCCTTACTTACTCACCGAATACTTAGTTATTTCTGGGAAAAATGTTACTTGGTTCAGACCGCGAAATATTACCGAGTTACTTTTTTTGAAGAACAATTATCCTAATGCAAAGATTGTCGTAGGAAATACCGAGATAG GTGTTGAGgtgaaatttaaacatttgtcCTATCCGTGGCTTATACATCCGATTTTGGTCGAGGATATGTGTACCGTTCAAGACAACGGAGAACTGTTGCATCTGGGTGCCAGCAATACGCTCGTTGATATGGAAAAGGTATTAAAACAACGAATTGACGAAAGACCTG AACACGAGACACGAATTTTTAGCGAAATAGTTAGCATGCTCCATTGGTTTGCTGGCAAGCAAATCAGAAACGTAGCT GCTGTTGGGGGAAACATAATGACAGGAAGCCCTATATCAGATTTAAATCCAATTTTCATGGCAGCAGGCGTGCAATTATGTCTTTCCAGCTACGGGAACGGAAATAGAGTTGTCCCAATGGATCATACTTTTTTTAAAGGCTACCGGCAGAATATAGTCTTACCAGACGAAGTTTTGATTGCGATTCGTATACCCTTCACCAAAGAA AATCAGTATTTTGTGGCTTACAAGCAAGCTAGAAGACGAGACGATGATATCGCTATTGTGAATATGGCGCTAAATGTATTTTTCGAACCGGGAACTAACATTGTACAGAAAGCGAGTTTGGCGTTTGGCGGAATGGCTCCGACAACAGTCTTGGCGAGGAAAACTTGCGAAACTATGATTGGAAg ACATTGGGATGAAAGTCTTCTCAACGATGTTCATTCTTCGCTGTTAGATGAATTGCCGCTTCCGGATAACGTTCCAGGTGGTATGGTCAAGTATCGCAAATCTTTAACTCTGAG TTTGGTCTTTAAAGGATTTTTACGTATACACGAAAAGCTTCAGTCAACATTGGACATTCGTCCATCGTGGCCGGCGACGTTCGCAAGCGGCGCGGAAGGTTTTCAAGATAAGGAACCGAGAAGCTCGCAATATTATCAAATG GTTTCAAAGGATCAAgaagcaaatgatttaattggaAGGCCCGTTGTACACGCGAGCGCTTTGAAGCAAGCGACTGGAGAAGCGATTTATTGCGACGACATAAAGAAATTGCCAGAAGAACTCTATTTGTCACTGGTTTTGTCGACTAGAGCTCAcgcgaaaattttgaaaatcgacGCGAGTAAGGCGATGTTTGAGGAAGGTGTTGTAGCCTTTTATAGCGCGCGATGCATACCTGAGAAGCAACGTTACTTCGGGCCTGTGTTCCACGATGAAGAAGTCTTCGTGTCGGAAACG GTCACTAGTCAAGGTCAACCGATCGGAGCAATAGTCGCAGTCAGTCAGTCTATCGCACAAAAAGCGGCTAGAATGGTTACAGTTGAATACGAAGATATTGAGCCAGCAATCTTCACAATAGAG GATGCTATTAAGTATGGTTCTTTCTTCACTGAAATTCCAAAACGTATAAAGAAGGGAGATCCAGAAAAAGCCTTCTCGGAATCAGACCGCATTATAGAAGGTGAAATTCGAATGGGAGGGCAAGAGCATTTTTACCTTGAAACGCAAGCTGTTTTGGCAGTTCCGAAGGAGGACGAGTTGGAGATATTCTGTTCCACGCAACATCCCACGGAAATACAGAAACTCGTTGCACATTGTTTGAATGTTCACGCTAATAGAGTTGTGGTAAGAGTGAAAAGATTAGGCGGCGGATTTGGTGGAAAGGAATCTCGCACTGCAGTTGTCGCTCTACCCGTTGCATTTGCTGCTCATAG ATTAGGGAGACCAGTACGTTGTATGTTAGACAGAGATGAAGATATGATGATAACTGGTACAAGGCATCCatttttatttaagtataaAGTTGGATACAATATGAACGGCTCTATTAAAGTTCTGcaagtgtatatttataataatgctGGTTATTCGAAAGATCTTTCTCTTGCG GTTGTAGAACGTGCCATGTTCCACTGTGAAAATGCTTATAACATACCGGTATGTGATGTTTATGGTATTGTGTGTAAAACTAATTTACCATCTAATACTGCGTTCCGTGGTTTCGGAGGTCCGCAAGGAATGTTTGTCATTGAGACTATTATTAGACATATCGCAGAAGATTTATCCCTAGATCCTGTTAAG ATTGCggaattaaatttgtataaagaagGAGACACGACCCATTACAATCAAAAACTTATTAACTGCACAATGAAACGTTGTTGGGAAGAATGCCTTTTATCCTCTAAATACACTGAAAGGCTTGAAAAAGTTCGACAATATAATGA acGTAATAGGTATAAGAAAAGGGGATTGGCGGTAGTTCCAACCAAGTTTGGTATTTCCTTCACAGTACTTTTTCTAAATCAATCAGGGGCGCTTGTACACGTTTATACAGATGGTTCCGTTTTGATTAGTCACGGCGGTGTCGAAATGGGACAAGGTTTACATACAAAAATGATAcaa GTAGCAAGTAGAGTATTGAAGATAAATCCAGAGAAAATACATATAATGGAGACAGCTACAGACAAAGTGCCAAACACATCTCCTACTGCAGCTAGTGCTGGTTCAGACTTGAATGGCATGGCTGTTTTA AATGCATGTGAAGAAATTACAAAACGATTAAAGCCAATAATAGATAAAAACCCAAATGGCACATGGGAGCAGTGGGTAACTGCAGCTTACTTAGAAAGAATCAGTCTTTCTTCCACTGGTTTCTATAAAACACCTGACATTGGATACTCATTTGAGACTAATTCCGGAAatccgtttaattattttacatatggTGCCGCATGTTCAGAAGTAGAAATTGATTGTCTGACTGGTGATCATCAA GTATTACAAACCGATATTGTCATGGATTTAGGTGCTAGTATTAATCCTGCAATTGACATAGGACAAATAGAAGGAGGTTTTGTGCAAGGATATGGACTTTTTACTCTTGAAGAAATGGTATATTTGAGAAATGGGGCCCTTTTCAGTAGAGGGCCAGGTGCCTACAAATTACCTGGTTTCACTGACATTCCTGAAGTATTTAATGTGTCTTTATTGAAAGGTGCTGCAAATCCCAGAGCTGTTTATTCGTCTAAG GCTGTTGGAGAACCACCATTATTCTTAGCATCCTCAGTTTTCTTTGCTATTAGAGAAGCCATTAAGTCTGCACGTGCAGAATTTCAAGACGCTGGTTATTTCCGATTTGATTCACCAGCAACTGCAGCGCGCATTCGGTTGGCATGCATTGATGAAATAACGGACCAG ATTTCAGATCCAGATCTGAAGACTCAGTGGAATATTGTTCCATAA